GCGGGACTCCAGAATATCGGAGATCCTGGTGAGTCTCCCGTGAAGGCTCGATGGATCGTTGCTCGCCATTGCAATCTCAAGAGATGACGATTGCCACACATCATGATTTCCAACTTCAGCCACAGAGACTTTGTGGTCTTTCTGGAGAAACTTCTTCACAGGTCGCAGTATGGAC
This Candidatus Neomarinimicrobiota bacterium DNA region includes the following protein-coding sequences:
- a CDS encoding DUF503 domain-containing protein, yielding MAVGILQIELRLLSPHSLKEKRSILRPVKKFLQKDHKVSVAEVGNHDVWQSSSLEIAMASNDPSSLHGRLTRISDILESRFPVVVTGEKLEIV